The genomic segment TTTTCCACCGTCTCCGGCAATCACATCTTTCAGATCCTTGCCATCTCGAACCTCAGAGATGAACTTTGCAGTGGGATCAGTTGGGTTTTTATCAAAGAGTCCATCAACATCGCTGAGCAATACCAATGCATCTGCGGAGACAAGGTGCGCCACGATGGCTGCTAGTCGGTCATTGTCTCCGAAGTTCACACCAGTGGTTGCCACGGTGTCATTTTCATTCACAATTGGAATCACACCAAGGAAGCGCAATTTATCGATAGTGCGCTGTGCATTTCGAGCACGGTCGCGTTGGCCAGCATCAGCTGCAGTGAGCAAGACCTGCCCAATAGGACGCCCATAACGTGCAAAGGATCGTCCCCATTGGTGCATGAGGTGAACTTGACCGACAGCAGCAGCTGCCTGCTTCACAGCCAAATCAGTTGGTCGGGTGGTCAAACCCAAAGGAGCCATGCCTGCTGCCACGGCACCAGAGGACACAACAATGAGGTCCGATCCGGCTTCCATGCGAGCTTGCAATGCATTGACGATAGTGTTGATGCGATTGGGATCAACGGTGTGTCCATCTTCGTCGTTGGTGAGCGAAGACGAACCAATTTTCACCACCACTCGCTTCGCGTTGGTGATGAGCTCTCGCATACTGGACTCATGCCCGTATGCGGCGCTGTCTTTGGTTTCCGGGTCTACAGCCGGGAAGCTTGCACCAATGCTTGCTTCCTGGCTGTAAGGGGTGACAGGAAGCCCTGTCACCGGCGCCATTTGAGTTGGCCTAGGGAGATTATCCCGGAGTCGAACGCTTTCAGGTGTATTCTGCGTGTCATTCATAGCGATCCCATCGTATACACGCAGACATGAAAAATGTTGTGTTTTATCCTTCCCAGCGTTCGCGGGATGCCTTTTGGCCATCGCCAAAGTCCAACTCATCGATCAGACCACGACGCACCTGAGATGCACGTTTACGCTCTTCAGCGGAAATTCGATTGTTCTTTTCCAGGCGCACATCTGTACCGCGACCAGTCAAAATTGGATCGTCACCAGCGGACGTCATTGGTTCCCATTCGAAGGTAACTCCACCGATGGTGACGTTAGATCCGGTCTGTGCGCCAGCCTTACGCAAGCCTTCTTCAATGCCCAACTTGGCAAAACGGTCTGCGAGGTAGCCAACAGCTTCATCGTTTTCGAAGTCAGTCTGCAAGATCCAACGCTCTGGCTTATCACCGGTGATGATGAAGCTATCAGGGTGCTGTGGATCAGGATTGACTTGGAACTGTCCCTTGGTACGGTGATCGATAGCCTTTGGCTTGATGATCACAGACTCTGCAAGCTTGTCCTTCGGACGCTTCTTACGATCTGCCTGCACGATTTCCAGCAGCTTATACTTCAGTGGATCCAGACCCTTGCGAGCAACAGCGGAAATGATCAGCACAGGCCAACCGAATTGTTCCTCGATGTCTTCCTTGAGGAACTCTGCAAGCTCCTCAGCTTCTGGCACATCAGCCTTATTCAGCACGACGATGCGTGGACGCTGACTCAGATCACCAAGTCCGGTGTCTTCGTCCAATGCGGACTGGTAGGCAGCAAGTTCGGCTTCCAGAGCTTCAATATCAGAGATTGGATCACGGCCTGGATCCATCGTTGCGGTATCCACCACATGCACAAGCACGGCGGTGCGTTCGATGTGGCGCAAGAAATCAAGGCCAAGGCCCTTGCCTTCAGATGCTCCAGGAATGAGGCCTGGAACGTCTGCCATGGTGAAGGTTTCATGTCCAACGTTAACCACACCAAGGTTTGGCTGCAGGGTGGTGAATGGGTAATCACCAATCTTTGGCTTCGCAGCAGACATCACGGAAACCAGCGAAGACTTACCTGCAGAAGGGAAGCCAACGAGTCCGACATCAGCCATGGATTTGAGCTCAAGCACGAGGTCATGGGCTTCGCCTGGCTCACCGATCAACGCAAAGCCTGGAGCCTTACGAGCATTAGAAGCCAATGCCGCGTTGCCCAAACCGCCGTTGCCACCTGCAGCCGCAATGAATTTCATGCCCACTGTGGTCAAATCAGCCAAGGTTTCACCCTTAGCATCAAGTACGACGGTTCCTGGAGGAACTTCCAAAACGAGATCTTGTCCACGTGCACCATTGCGGTGATCGCCAGAGCCATTGGTTCCACGCTCTGCCTTGATGTGCGGGTGGAAGTGGAAATCCAGCAGGGTGTGAACCTGGGAGGTGACTTCCAAAACGATGTCACCGCCGTGTCCACCGTTACCACCATCTGGTCCACCGAGCGGCTTAAACTTTTCGCGGTGCACCGAAACACAACCATTGCCGCCGTCACCTGCGGCGAGGTGTAGCACAACGCGGTCAATAAATCGGTTCATAAAACGGGGTCACTCCTGATCAAAGTAAAACGGCGCCAACTTAAAAAATTAACGGAGAAGTATGGACGCCAAGGTTCTTCGATCCTACCAGTGCCAACGCCGATGTGAATAACTGAAAACTAACGAGCTTATCTCATTATTTTGTACAGTGTCGAAAAAAGTGGACAATACTGTTGGATAAATTTCATATCGAGGACGAAGGGACTCCCCCGAACGCCGTGACAACAACGACACAAACCCGGGCTAAACATCCGGTTGACCAAGTGCCCCCCGCACCCAAACTGGCAGCCCTTGGGCTCCAACATGTGCTTGCATTCTATGCAGGCGCTGTTATTGTTCCGCTTCTTATCGCGCAATCCCTTAACTTGGATGCAGCGACAACGATTCACCTGATTAACGCAGACTTATTGACCTGTGGCATCGCCACATTGATCCAGTCCATTGGTATTGGCCGCCACATTGGTGTGCGCTTGCCGATTGTCCAAGGTGTCACCACCACGGCTGTCGCTCCCATCATTGCCATTGGTTTAGGCGTGACCGATGGCGAAGGCGGCGTAGCCTCCCTTCCAGCTATTTACGGCGCAGTTATCGTCGCTGGCATTTTCACTTTCTTTGCAGCACCAGTATTTGCGCGTTTCCTCAAGTACTTCCCACCTGTTGTTACTGGCACTGTACTGCTCGTGATGGGTGCTTCCCTGCTCTCCGTGTCTGCAAATGACTTTGTGAACTACGCAAGTGAAGTTCCTGCAGCTAGAGACTTGGCTTATGGCTTTGGTACCTTGGCTGTCATCATCTTGGCGCAGCGTTTCTTCCGTGGCTTCATGGGCACCTTGGCGGTACTCCTCGGCCTGGTAGGCGGCACCGCAGTTGCCATTCTGCTTGGTGATGCGAACTTGGAAGAAGTCGGTAAGGCCGAAGCTTTTGATATCACTACCCCGTTCTATTTCGGTGTTCCAGAATTCAACGCGGTAGCTATTTTCTCCATGATTATCGTCATGATCATCACCATGGTGGAGACCACCGGTGACGTATTCGCAACGGGAGAAATCGTCGGCAAGCGTACTCGCCGCTACGACGTCACCCGTGCGCTGCGCGCTGATGGACTGTCCACCCTGATCGGTGGCGTCATGAACTCTTTCCCATACACCTGCTTCGCCCAGAACGTGGGCCTCGTGCGCATCACCGGAGTGAAGTCTCGTTGGGTTGCTGCAGCTGCTGCGGGCTTCATGATCATCCTGGGTGTGCTGCCTAAGGCCGGCGCAATCGTGGCTTCTATCCCGTCACCAGTCCTCGGTGGCGCGTCCTTGGCGTTGTTCGCCAACGTTGCATGGGTAGGCATCCAGACCATCGCTAAATCTGACCTGACTGATGGCCGCAACTCCGTCATCGTCACCTCCGCGCTAGGCCTGGCAATGCTGGTCTCCTTCCGCCCAGATGTCGCCCAGGCGTTCCCTGAGTGGGCACGCATTTTCGTCTCCTCCGGCATGTCCGTTGGTGCGATTACTGCAATCCTGTTGAACCTGCTGTTCTTCCATGTAGGACGCCAATCCGGCGGACAAATAGCCACCTCAAAATCCGGCAAACGCGTCACGCTTGAAGTGGTAAACCAGATGGATCGCGCAGAGTTCGTAGACACTTTTGCACCACTGTTCAACAGCAAAACTTGGCCACTGGAAACCGCGTGGGAATCCCGCCCATTCGTCAACGTCACAGAGCTCCGCGAAGCCATCCAGGTTGCAGTTTTGACTGCACCAATCAAAGACCGCGAAGCCCTCATCCACGATTACCCAGACATGGCCCAGCTCATCTTGGCCACCGAAGAAGAAGCCGCCTCCATCTCCCAGGACCGCGGATCCCTCGGTTTGGTTGATTTGGACGATGTTGATCAAGAAAAGCTCATCACGGTCACAGAACAGTACCGCGAGCGTTTCAACATGCCATATGTGGCCTATTTTGACACCATGGACACCGTTGACTCAGTTGTCACCGCCGGCCTGCGCCGTCTCGACAACTCCGATGAACAAGAGCACCGTCAAGCACTCTCAGAGATCATTGAAATTGCCAATGATCGCTTTGATATTTTGCTTGCCGACGCCAACCCGGCGCGCTCAGCGTTCGACCGTAAGTTCACCGACACCGATTTCCTCGGCTAAAAGCTTGCTTTACGACGAAATCCCCCGGTACGTATACCGTACCGGGGGATTCTTCTTTTTTTTAGTTCAGATCATTAGGATGCGAACCGCCTCGAGCGCCACGCTCCAAGGCTGAAATAGCTGCCATTTCCTCATCGCTGAGCAAGAAATCAAACACATCAAGGTTTTCCACCATACGACTCTTGGTCACAGTCTTAGGGAAAACAATGTACCCATTCTGCAAATGCCAGCGAATAACTACCTGCGCAGGGCTCTTGCCATACTTGCTTGCTGCAGCCCCCAGAGGCTCCTCAGCGCCCAGGTCATAGCGACCCTGCCCCAATGGTCCCCAAGACTCCACAGCGATGCCAGCGGCTTCTGTAGCCTCTACAGCATCACGCTGCTGCAGCGCTGGATGCAATTCAATCTGGTTGATAGCTGGAACAGTGATTGCTTCCGCAAGCAACTTCTCCAAATGCTCCGGAAGGAAGTTACACACACCAATAGAACGCGCACGATCCCCCAGCTTCTCCAATGACTTCCACGCAGCAACGTAGTTGTCATTCTTTGGCGCAGGCCAGTGCACAAGATAAAGATCTACATAATCCAGACCAAGCTTTTCCAAAGACTCCTCAAATGCAGCCTCTACATCAAGGTGGCGATCATTCCACACCTTGGTGGTAATAAACAGCTCTTCACGAGGAATACCCGACTTAGCAATCGCCCGGCCAACGCCTTCTTCATTGCCATAAATCGCAGCAGTATCAATATGACGGTATCCCACCTCCAGAGCTTCCAAAACAACACGCTCTGCCTCGGCAGGATCAACCTTAAACACACCAAAACCAAGCTGCGGAATGGTCTTGCCGTCATTCAACGTGACCACAGGAATACCCTCAGGAGTTGACTGCTTATTCTTTTGATCCATCAAAGACTGCAGCAACTTATCGCGTTCTTCTTCTGGGGACCCAAAAAACTGGCCAGTACCCACAACAGACATACATTCTCCTTCAGAAGCCTTCATAGCTAGATTGCAGCTAAGGCAATAGTTAGGGACAAATTCGATTGCCCAGACTACTCGTCTCTACACTTGAATACCATGAGCTATGACTTTGTCCTTTTTGAAACCGATGGCGATCCAGGCAGCGCCCGTATTTCCAAAACTCCGCTAACCGAACGCATCGATTTCGCCACTCCATCCACCACCCCAGTGTTGGAATCCCTTGCAGCAGGCCTCGCAGAAACTGCACCAGAAGGCGTCAAACTTGAAGAAGATGCCATCCACCTCTCCGGTGATCGCTGCCTCTATGTAGTCACCAACTACAACTCCGCAGAAGAAGCAGCCATCTGGCTCACCTCAATCGCATTTGATTATGGATTAGGCCTTGCCGATATGAACGCCGACACAATCTTGTTGTTCGGCGACGAAGACGCCGATGCAGTTGTTCAAATCGATGACTGGTTCTCCCCCGCGTTCTCTTTCTACGGACTCCCCCACCTCTTGGTGGAAGTCATGCGACTCAAAGACTCCAAGACCCCATACCTCCGAGTCACCCTTACTGCCGATGATTCCAAATACATCCAAACTCTGTACGAAACCGACAATAAGCAATGGTTGGTAGAAACTTCTTCCACTACAGGAACTGACGAAATCCACGTCAAGACAATCAATGACGTGCTAGAACTCATTGAGAAGTGGTTCAACCAAGAAACTGCAGTGTAGTTTTTAGCAGCTTCGAGTTACTCAAACAGGTGCTGGCATAACAAGTGCTCTTCAAGGCTGTGAGAAGCAGACATGAAAAGGCTTAAAGCCTGGCACCTGATTGGACTTTAGGGGCACTCGAAGCAGCAGTTAAAGAGCCCAAAAGACATAATCCCTGTATAGGTTGAGTAGTTAGAAACTGTTTATTTTCCTACACCCTTGCGCGTTATTTAAGGAGACACAATGGCTTTAGGCGGCGGGGAACTGATGATTCTACTCATCCTGTTCGCTCTTTTCCTGGGCACAATCGCAGTGATAGCCCTCATTATCTTCAAGTTGATCCAGGGGGCTAAGAAACGTGGCTCCTCAACAACAGCCACAATTGACATTGATCAGAACCTTCATGCTGCGTTAACCGAGATCGCAGTTAGGGACGGGGTGACGGTTCCTAGAATGGTTAATGACCTTCTGAACGATTACATCAATAAACGAAGGCACTGGCCACCTACGCAATAGTTGTTTGCCCAAAAGGGACTTTTCTGTTCCAGGGATAACTTATCTACATCAAAAATTAGATGAAACGGGCCCAACTGACAATGCCCCGATGTCTCTTAATGCCCGTTGTGAATTCGACACCAAGATTTCCTAATTTCGGCCACCATTTTACCGAAATCTTGGTGCCGAAAGTACGCGTGGAAGAACATAATCTTCCCTTAACCTGAAAAGCCCCACACACATTCACCCCACAACGCACCCAAAAACCAAAAAAACTGCCCCTCACCTTCCATGAAAGGAAGGTAAGGAGCAGTTAGTCTCTCATCGAGTGAGGTGATGACTTAAGCGTCAACAGCCTCGTTCTCAACGATGTTCACCATGCGACGGTTGCGCTTGGTGGAGAACTGGACAGCGCCAGTCTTCAGTGCGAAGAGAGTGTCGTCGCCACCGCGACCGACGTTCTCACCTGGGTGGAACTTGGTGCCACGCTGACGGATCAAGATCTCGCCTGCGGAAACCTGCTGGCCACCGAATCGCTTAACGCCAAGGCGCTTGGACTCGGAATCACGACCGTTGCTGGAGCTGGATGCACCCTTCTTGTGTGCCATGTGGTAATTCCCTCCTTCAAAAGGAAAAACTCATAGAAAGCCCAGAGGGCTTACTTGATTCCGGTGACCTTCAGAACGGTCAGGGGCTGACGGTGTCCCTGGCGCTTCTTGTATCCGGTCTTGTTCTTGTACTTCAGGATCTTGATCTTCGGGCCCTTAGCGTGCTCGACGATCTCGGTGTTGACGCTCACAGAAGCGAGCTTGTCAGCGGCGGTGGTTACATCGGCGCCATCGACGAGCAGAACCGGGGTGAGAGCCACGGATGCACCCGGCTCACCCTCGATCTTCTCGACCTTAAAGAGGTCACCTTCGGCAACCTTGTACTGCTTTCCGCCGGTCTTGACGATCGCATACATAGAGGGCTACCCCTTATCTGATTCTCGGCTCAGGCACTCGGATATGAGCCCCTGAATGGACTTACGTTTACAATTGCGTTTTAGACATGAAAAGCCAGTAATGACTTAACGTCATGCACACATTCGCCGTGAAATGGGCGAATGGGAAATTATGACATTGCCTAAAACAGCGACTGTCCAAGATTACCCTTAAAGGCGGCTTCAACACAAACCGCCTTCTATACCTTAGCTGCGAGGCGCGCGTCGGGTAGCCCGTCGACGCCGGCCTGGGTTAGTGGTGCCACCTGCAGCAGCCCCACTTTGCGGAGCCTTCTTCGGTGCAGGTGCCTGGCTTTTCGACGCCACCTTCTGCTCAGCAATCGGCTCTGAAGTCACGCGTACCGCACGACGACGCTTTCTGCGCCCCTCAGACGACTGCTCGAAGATTTCCACCTGAGGGGCCTCTGGCTGTTCTGAAACGAGTTCTGGAGCTACCTCGACTACAACTTCAGGAGCTTCCACTTCTTGCCTACGAACTGCACGTCGGCGGTTCCTTGTAGATGGCGCAGAAGACGGTGCACCCACGCTGACTTCGCTTGGTCGGTTCCGTCGTGGAGTCTTCCGTTCAGTAGCTTCAGCAACCGGTTCTTCAGCAACTACTGGTGCAGATACAAAATCTTCTGCCTTTGGTGCGTGATCGGAACGTGAATTGCCACGAGTCTTCCTGCGCCTGCGTGGGCTGGATTCAAATGCTGCACGAGCCTGTTCATAGTCAACAGATTCTTCTTCAGAAGGTTTAACAGACTTCAAAGGTACTGAAAACTCAGATATCCCAGCAGCTTCAAAGTCTGAGACGTAGGAAGAACCGGAAGGTTCATCTGGATCTTCTTCATCAGCGATATCTACCGCAGCAGCAGCAATCGCTGCAATATCATCGGCTGCATTAACCAGCCCACGTCGACGAGCCCGCCTGCGTGGTCCTTCTTCTGGTTCCACAGTGGATTCAGCCAAGACACGCTCTGGCTCATCCAGATTGTCGTTGACTACGCCCTCAACGACATCGTCAAGATCAGAATCATCAAGAACGATGACTGATGCAGCCAGCTCCTCAAATTCTTGATCCAGATCATGATCATCGCTTTCGACAAGATCACGCATGGCAACAACCATTGGGTGCTCCGCAGCCTTTTTGGAGCTATCCGAAGAATCTCGGCTATGTCGACGGCTACGCTCTTCTGCCTTAGCTTCCACGCGCTCATCAATATGATCCACTGGATCTTCCAGAATCATGATTCCGCGGCCTTCACAGTGCTCACACTCTGTGGAGAACGTCTCCAACAGACCAGCGCCGATACGCTTGCGAGTCATCTGCACAAGTCCAAGTGAGGTAACTTCAGAAACCTGGTGGCGAGTGCGATCGTTTTCTAGGGCTTCGTTGAGCCTGCGCAGCACCAATTCTTGGTTTTCTGGCAGCACCATATCAATGAAGTCAACGACAATCATGCCGCCCAAATCGCGCAGACGCATCTGTCGCACGATTTCTTCAGCAGCCTCAATATTGTTGAGGGTAACTGTTTCTTCGAGGT from the Corynebacterium crudilactis genome contains:
- the proB gene encoding glutamate 5-kinase; this translates as MRELITNAKRVVVKIGSSSLTNDEDGHTVDPNRINTIVNALQARMEAGSDLIVVSSGAVAAGMAPLGLTTRPTDLAVKQAAAAVGQVHLMHQWGRSFARYGRPIGQVLLTAADAGQRDRARNAQRTIDKLRFLGVIPIVNENDTVATTGVNFGDNDRLAAIVAHLVSADALVLLSDVDGLFDKNPTDPTAKFISEVRDGKDLKDVIAGDGGKVGTGGMASKVSAARLASRSGVPVLLTSAANIGPALEHAQVGTVFHPKENRLSAWKFWALYAADTAGKIRLDAGAAEAVTSGGKSLLAVGITEIIGDFQQGEIVEILGPEGQIIGRGEVSYDSDTLQSMVGMQTQELPDDMQRPVVHADYLSNYASRA
- the obgE gene encoding GTPase ObgE, which gives rise to MNRFIDRVVLHLAAGDGGNGCVSVHREKFKPLGGPDGGNGGHGGDIVLEVTSQVHTLLDFHFHPHIKAERGTNGSGDHRNGARGQDLVLEVPPGTVVLDAKGETLADLTTVGMKFIAAAGGNGGLGNAALASNARKAPGFALIGEPGEAHDLVLELKSMADVGLVGFPSAGKSSLVSVMSAAKPKIGDYPFTTLQPNLGVVNVGHETFTMADVPGLIPGASEGKGLGLDFLRHIERTAVLVHVVDTATMDPGRDPISDIEALEAELAAYQSALDEDTGLGDLSQRPRIVVLNKADVPEAEELAEFLKEDIEEQFGWPVLIISAVARKGLDPLKYKLLEIVQADRKKRPKDKLAESVIIKPKAIDHRTKGQFQVNPDPQHPDSFIITGDKPERWILQTDFENDEAVGYLADRFAKLGIEEGLRKAGAQTGSNVTIGGVTFEWEPMTSAGDDPILTGRGTDVRLEKNNRISAEERKRASQVRRGLIDELDFGDGQKASRERWEG
- a CDS encoding solute carrier family 23 protein, giving the protein MTTTTQTRAKHPVDQVPPAPKLAALGLQHVLAFYAGAVIVPLLIAQSLNLDAATTIHLINADLLTCGIATLIQSIGIGRHIGVRLPIVQGVTTTAVAPIIAIGLGVTDGEGGVASLPAIYGAVIVAGIFTFFAAPVFARFLKYFPPVVTGTVLLVMGASLLSVSANDFVNYASEVPAARDLAYGFGTLAVIILAQRFFRGFMGTLAVLLGLVGGTAVAILLGDANLEEVGKAEAFDITTPFYFGVPEFNAVAIFSMIIVMIITMVETTGDVFATGEIVGKRTRRYDVTRALRADGLSTLIGGVMNSFPYTCFAQNVGLVRITGVKSRWVAAAAAGFMIILGVLPKAGAIVASIPSPVLGGASLALFANVAWVGIQTIAKSDLTDGRNSVIVTSALGLAMLVSFRPDVAQAFPEWARIFVSSGMSVGAITAILLNLLFFHVGRQSGGQIATSKSGKRVTLEVVNQMDRAEFVDTFAPLFNSKTWPLETAWESRPFVNVTELREAIQVAVLTAPIKDREALIHDYPDMAQLILATEEEAASISQDRGSLGLVDLDDVDQEKLITVTEQYRERFNMPYVAYFDTMDTVDSVVTAGLRRLDNSDEQEHRQALSEIIEIANDRFDILLADANPARSAFDRKFTDTDFLG
- a CDS encoding aldo/keto reductase, translating into MSVVGTGQFFGSPEEERDKLLQSLMDQKNKQSTPEGIPVVTLNDGKTIPQLGFGVFKVDPAEAERVVLEALEVGYRHIDTAAIYGNEEGVGRAIAKSGIPREELFITTKVWNDRHLDVEAAFEESLEKLGLDYVDLYLVHWPAPKNDNYVAAWKSLEKLGDRARSIGVCNFLPEHLEKLLAEAITVPAINQIELHPALQQRDAVEATEAAGIAVESWGPLGQGRYDLGAEEPLGAAASKYGKSPAQVVIRWHLQNGYIVFPKTVTKSRMVENLDVFDFLLSDEEMAAISALERGARGGSHPNDLN
- the rpmA gene encoding 50S ribosomal protein L27, which encodes MAHKKGASSSSNGRDSESKRLGVKRFGGQQVSAGEILIRQRGTKFHPGENVGRGGDDTLFALKTGAVQFSTKRNRRMVNIVENEAVDA
- the rplU gene encoding 50S ribosomal protein L21 — its product is MYAIVKTGGKQYKVAEGDLFKVEKIEGEPGASVALTPVLLVDGADVTTAADKLASVSVNTEIVEHAKGPKIKILKYKNKTGYKKRQGHRQPLTVLKVTGIK